The following DNA comes from Tunturibacter psychrotolerans.
GCGGCGATTTTGATTAAGTCGACTCTGCCATTTCTTGTTTTGTTGGCGGTTGCTGGCTTCGTTTGTTTTCGCGAGCGGGAAGTCCGGTGGCGTTGGCTGCTGTTGATGATTCCGGTTGTTGTGTTTCTGGGACTGGCGATGCACTCGGATATGAATATTGGGGTTCGACATATTTTGCCGATCTACCCTTTTCTTTATCTTGTGGGTGGGTCGGCGTTGGGTGTGTTGATCAGTCGCGATCGGAGGTGGATTGCAGTCGCTGGGGTGCTGCTTGTCTTCCAGATAGTGACTTCGCTGCGAAGTTTTCCCGGTTATATCGCTTATGCGAATGAGGCGTGGGGTGGGCAAAGGAATGTGCATCGTTGGCTGAGCGACTCGAACTCGGATTGGGGACAACAGTTGAAGACGGCGTCGAATTATTTGCGAGATAGGCATGTGACTGAATGCTGGATGGCGTACACAGCGAGTGGGGTGGCCGATGAGCGCTACTATGGCGTGCCTTGCAAGCCGCTTCCGACGATGGTCAATCTGTGGTGGATTCCTGTGCCGATGAGTGTGCCTGCGGAGATCGATGGCCCGGTTCTAATCAGCGATGATGAACTGGAGGGTGTCGATCTGCCGTTTGGGCAGCCCAATCCTTATGCGCAGTTCAAAGCGCTAAAGCCGACGGCGATTTTAGATGGCGGGCTGTTGGTTTATGACGGACATTTTGATGTACATGCCGCTTCAAGTCTGGTGGATATGGCGAGGCCGAAGCCGACGGAGGCGACGAAACACGATTCGGTACAGTGAGAAGATGAAGGTAGTGACGAGTTGAGGAGAGCGATGTGAGTGTGGAGTTGCGGGAGAAGAAGCGGTTCAAGACGCGGAGTGAGGCGGGTACGTTGGCGATGGGAGAGAGGGTGGCGGAGATGCTGCTGCCTGCGCCGAAGATGTTTGTGCTGCGAGGGGATTTAGGCACGGGAAAGACGACGCTGGTGAAGGGGATTGCTGCGGCTCTGGGGGCGGCGGAAGAGGAGGATGTGACGAGTCCTACGTTTACGCTGGTGCATGAGTACAAAGGGAAGAAGGTGCGGCTGTTTCACTTGGACCTTTATCGGCTGGAGACGGAACGTGAGTTGATGACGCTGGGGCTGGAGGAGATGGCCGAGGAGCCGGACGCGCTGGTGCTGGTGGAGTGGGGGGAGAAGTTTCCGAGTGTGGTGGAGCGGGCGGATGGGGAGATTTTGATTGAACATGCGGGTGGGGATGAGCGGATGTTCTATGTGCGGGTGAAGGGGTAGAGGTTGTCTGCCTGGGCTTCGTAGCCTTCGATGATTTTGATGGCTTAGGATTGGTGTGTCTGGATGATCGTGAGAGGACTTGCGTGAGATTCATTTCGAAGGTGGCTGTGGTTGTTTGTGTCGTGATGATGGTGGGGGGTGCGGTCGGCCTGGCTGCGCAGGAACACGCTCCGATGATGCAACAGACGGCGGAGCAGATCGCGGCTCGCGAGGCTGAGAGCTGGCTGGCGATGATGGACGCCGGCAAATATGTCGATAGCTGGAAGGCTGCGGCTGCGGTGGTGCGGAGTGCGGTGACGATGGAGAAGTGGGATTCGACGATGAAGAATGTGCGGGACCCGCTGGGAAGACTTGAGAGCAGGAAGCTGCAGAGTGCGACGTATACGACGCTGTTGCCGAACGTACCGGAGGGTGATTACGTGGTGATCTTGTATGAGACGAGCTTTGAACACAAGGCTACGGCTCAGGAGACGGTGATTATGAGCCGGGAGAAGGATAAGGTTTGGCGAGTGGCGGGGTACTACATTAAGTAGTTTTTGTGCGGAGAATGAGGGGCGCGGTCAATGATCGCGCCCTTCTTTTGGTTACTGCTTTCGATAGCGGATCGTGTTTTCTTCTTTGCCGGGGCCTTCGAGGGTGAAGCCGCATTGCTCGAGGATGCGAATGGATCCGGCGAGGTGCGGGAAGGTGTGGGCGAAGATTGTTTTTACGGCGTTGGTGGCTTCGATCCAGGCGATCATTGCTTTTGTTGCTTCGATGGCGTAACCGTGCAGGCGGAACGCGGGGAGGATGGCGTAGCCGACCTCTGCGGCTTGGTGGTTGTCGGGCCAGCGGAA
Coding sequences within:
- a CDS encoding DUF4019 domain-containing protein, producing MRFISKVAVVVCVVMMVGGAVGLAAQEHAPMMQQTAEQIAAREAESWLAMMDAGKYVDSWKAAAAVVRSAVTMEKWDSTMKNVRDPLGRLESRKLQSATYTTLLPNVPEGDYVVILYETSFEHKATAQETVIMSREKDKVWRVAGYYIK
- the tsaE gene encoding tRNA (adenosine(37)-N6)-threonylcarbamoyltransferase complex ATPase subunit type 1 TsaE gives rise to the protein MSVELREKKRFKTRSEAGTLAMGERVAEMLLPAPKMFVLRGDLGTGKTTLVKGIAAALGAAEEEDVTSPTFTLVHEYKGKKVRLFHLDLYRLETERELMTLGLEEMAEEPDALVLVEWGEKFPSVVERADGEILIEHAGGDERMFYVRVKG